CTCGGCTCCTTGATCTTCGTTGTCGGTTTGCCGATCATGATTGGCTGGATCGGATATCCTTCTCCTTATTTTACGGTGAGTCTGGTGATCGCACTGCTGGCCATCATCCGTCATTCCCGCAACATTCGCGCGTTGCTGAATGGAACCGAACGCCGGTTGGGATCGAAGGACCGACAATAGGAATGATCGGATGGAGGGAAGTCCATGCGGAAGAAAATGGCCGCCGTGCTGGGAGCGGGCAGTTGGGGAACTGTCCTGGCGACGGTATTGGTGGACAATGGTTTTGAAGTGATCATGTGGGCCCGACGGGAATCTACGGTGCGGGAAATCAATGAGCATCACCGCAATTCCCGATACATACCCGATGTCCATTTGCCCCGGTCAATCCGTGCCACGACATCGATAGAAGAAGCGATACGTGACCGGGAGTTGGTGCTTTTCGTGGTTCCGTCGCAGTCGATGCGTCAAGTTGCGCGTGCAGCGGCATCCCATGTGCGGAAGGACGCATTGATTGTCCATGCGTCGAAAGGATTTGAGCTGGATTCACTTAAACGGATGTCGGAAGTGTTGAAGGAGGAACTGCCGAACGCGCTTCGGGAGAAAATCGCGGTATTGTCGGGACCGAGCCATGCGGAAGAAGTGGCGAAAAAATCACCCACGACTGTAGTGGTTTCATCCGAGTGGCAACAAACGGCAGAGATGGCGCAGTCCTACCTGATCAATCCGTATTTCCGCGTCTACACCAATCCCGATATGGTGGGAGTGGAGATCGGAGGATCACTCAAAAACATCATCGCATTGGGTGCGGGTTTATCCGACGGACTGGGCTTCGGAGACAATGCGAAAGCCGCCTTGGTCACACGCGGATTGGCGGAGATAACCCGATTGGGCATGGCGATGGGAGCCCG
The sequence above is drawn from the Polycladomyces subterraneus genome and encodes:
- a CDS encoding NAD(P)H-dependent glycerol-3-phosphate dehydrogenase — encoded protein: MRKKMAAVLGAGSWGTVLATVLVDNGFEVIMWARRESTVREINEHHRNSRYIPDVHLPRSIRATTSIEEAIRDRELVLFVVPSQSMRQVARAAASHVRKDALIVHASKGFELDSLKRMSEVLKEELPNALREKIAVLSGPSHAEEVAKKSPTTVVVSSEWQQTAEMAQSYLINPYFRVYTNPDMVGVEIGGSLKNIIALGAGLSDGLGFGDNAKAALVTRGLAEITRLGMAMGARPITFAGLAGVGDLVVTCTSRHSRNWRAGHMLSQGMSLDEVLERMGMVVEGVKTTRAAYRLARQYQVEMPITNELHAVLFDRKDPRQAVEDLMCRGRTNEMEEIVQGW